The Juglans microcarpa x Juglans regia isolate MS1-56 chromosome 2D, Jm3101_v1.0, whole genome shotgun sequence DNA window CAAATGGTCTGTGAGCGTGAGCTAATTCGGCCAAACATCAGCCAAACAAACAGCAACAATGAACAAGTGAACCAACAAACTACTTAAGAGCAGCCATTTGTTCCTACAACGtgtgaagaaataaaaagttgaaaaaatgcTTATTGGTGGTGGCAACTTGTCTGCCATCACCAATAAGCATTTTACAGGGGGAGAGCGAGAGAGTACCTCAACTTCGATTGCACTAAACCCAAATCCAGAATCCCCTTCGACCGCAACCACCAGCCTACCCGGCGAAGCCACCGCAGCCGCAATACAATAACCTAAACCAACCCCCATTGTCCCCCAAGTCCCAGCATCCAACCTAGTCCTCGGCTCCGTCTGAATCAACACTGCTCGCCCAAGATCCATCGTATTCGCCCCTTCCGAAACCAATATCGGTGCAGGACTCCCTACTCCCAATATCGCATCCCTTATAATCCTCAACGGCGTATAGAAATTAAACGGCACCACAACCTTCCCCAATTGCGCCTCCATTCTCACCACATTGTCCTTCACTTTCTTCGCTACTTCCTGAACCCAAGGATGCGACCTCCCCAAACAAAAAGGGTCGTCCTTGATCACACTATTAATCAATTTCAGAACCTGTTTCGCATCTCCAACTAAACCCACACTCGGTTTCCTCAACTCAATCTCTTCGTTACTTATATCCACCAATACGAACTTAACGTCTTTGGACCACTTGGGTGGCTCCCCAAAATGCAATAACCAATTCAGTCTAGCACCAACAACAAGCGCGACGTCGCACTTGCCAATGGCCAACGATCTAGCCGCCGTCAACGCCAGCTCGTGCGTATCCGGTAATAACCCTTTCCCCATTGGAGTCGGTAGGAACGGGATTCCAGTGGTTTCTACTAGCCTCTTCAGTTCGTCCTCTGCTCGTGAAAATGCCGCTCCTTTTCCAAACACAATTAACGGTCTCTTAGCATTTCTAAGCAAAGACACCGTTTTCTCAATATCGGAAACTGGTGGGACCGGGATTTCTTCGCGCTTTATAGAGCTCTCTGCCGCAGCTAATAAAGTTTCAGCTTCAGAGCTGGAGATGGTCTGGTGTAATACGTCGGACGGGAGGTCCAGATAGCAACCACCGGGCCGACCTGAGATGGCATGGTGGAGGACTTGGGCCACAACATTTGGGATTTCGGAGATGTGCTTTGCTTTTGCAGAGAACTTAGAGAAGTGTTTGACGGCTTCGATCTGATCGAGCTCCTGGAAGTCGCCACGGCCGATGTCCGATTGGTCGCAGGAGCCAGAGATCATGATCATCGGCCAAACGTTGGCCATGGAATTGGCAAGGCCAGGGAGGCCGTGGACGCAGCCTGGACCGGATACGGTGAGAAGAACACCGGGGCGGCCGGTGAGGTAGCCGAAGGAGGAAGCGGCATAACCGGCGGATTGCTCGTTGTGGAAGGCGATGAAACGGATGCCAAGGGTAACGGCACGGTTGGCGAAGGGGGTGACGGGGATGCCGACCACGCCGAACATGTGGTCCACACCAAAGCGAGCGAGGGACTTGGCGGCTAGGATGTTGCCGTCTATTAAGGatttggtggtggtgaggtCTGATTCCGCCATGGGAGAATTTGTTTGTTCCGACGATTGTTTAGAAGGATTAGAGAAAAGTGCAGTGGGTGATGACTGTTGAAGGATGTCTGCACTGCGTATGATTTTGTAGGCGACGGAAGTTACAACGATTTTGctactctttatttttaataacatttcctaacataacatatttcaaatacttttatatatatatatattatttaaatagataaTGGTTTAACATGTgccaaaatttaagataaaaaataatattataacatatattaaagtTTAAAtgataaatctaaaattaataagtaacattatatcaaaacaataaaaataacgatttaaaaagattaagaagaattagggaaaggagaaagaagagaagttGGATTGCAATTATCAAAATGAATTATTGATGTACAAGGACTGTGGAGAGAATAAAGTTAACGTGGGGAGGTGACGGCGAACTCGTGGCCAACTGGCAAACGCAAACAGAAATGGCAAAGTTGGAAACGCATCAGTATCCATCCTGAGACATTTTTTTCCATCTACAGATTTGGGTGGGTACGTCAGGTGAAACGTCGGTTTTGCCCTTAGTCGTTACAAAATTTGGTTTTGGGAAATCCTTGGACCCAACCGCCATGTAATAAAGGCTGGACACGTTGCCAAAGGAGCTTTTCAGAAAAGCGACGTGGGACGGAGGGATTCGTCAATATAGGGCCATTTAATTTTACGAAAACGTGTTATATCAATATAATAAGGTCggaaatgcatttttttaaaaaaaataacaaaggaATTTTCAATTTGACATTTTATGTGTATCGGCTGTCGTGGATCCCAGCAAGACACTAGATTGTGTGTACGCGTAATTTAacaacatttttaaaacatgTATTGGACTTGACTAGTCTTGACTTAAGGAGTAAGAGTATTACTATACTTACCGAAAAAACATTCCGAATTTACTTTCCGAAcagtatattttcttttcttttattttctttttttttcatatatttttttaatcatcataaacatttttaaaaaaataaaaaaattcacaacatcattaaaaaaatattttcttaatcactaagcaaaaaaaaaaaaaaaaaaacctcattcgGGACActttttggttgtgtttggatgttaaagtgagttgagttgaattgagttaagatgataaaatattgttagaatattattttttaatattattattattttaaaatttgaaaaagttgaattatttatatattttgtattgagatttaaaaaaattataatgatgaatcgagatgaattgaaaagatTAATAATTCCAAATGAAGCCATGTCCCGAATTCGGGAGGTTTAGCATTTCTCGAGGAGTAATAAGAGGTTGTGTGTCCACGGAGCCATATGTCCAACTATCCAATCTTAAGgagtaatattattaatttgtatttctCGGAAGTTACGCTACATTGTTCAAATATATtatcgtattttttttttattattattattgcttgAGAATCCATATAATGTTTTTGGCGGGTGGTATTTTTGGATACCTTTTCATTTAAGCGTGCCGTTAAAGGAATACGGATGTGTTTCGGCCAATCAAGCTAGTTTAGGTACGTAAATATAATCAAATTGAATAGTTatattgaacaaaaaattaaaaaaattagagtaaAGCCAAACTCTGGCTGGAAAAAAGGTTTAACGAGCAAAATTGTTTCGAACTCAAAGAGGACCCAAAAAACTGCTGTCTCTCGTCCGGCCCGACCGTCCGGCTGGTTTGGCTCTCGAACAGggtttttttaaacttttgagtATCCGCAATTACGGAAACCTTCACCACCCTTGACCAAGCTCACTCGACAATGCCCCTACCATCAATTACTCCAAAAGTTTAAATAggaacatacatacatacatacatacatacatacacactaAAATTGTGATATGGAGGATCCACTCAATTGTCCTTCCAACATTAGGAAGCCTCAACCACATAAAAGAAACATTGGTTGTCAGCGATacattcagcaaatattgataaTTAAACCCCAAAACTAGCAAGGCCAAATTTGATGAAAACCACTGTGAACCCAGGATTTCTTTCTTTGACCCCAACACAACTGAAGATTCAATTTGAAACACAGCAATCAGCTTAATACAATAGGATTTAACAATCTATGGTCAAACTGAACCCTAGAAGTTCAACCACCACCTCATAAACTCCTTCACATTGTTGTCAAGTTAACGCAATCAAAATGCCTCCAAAATGAAACCACCGTTAATACCTTGAATGAGAAAATCCAAGAGGTCAGGGACTGGAAGTAGTTTCTGTGATTGCATTATTTACTGCCCCTGCCCATCTGAAGGATGAGGATCAGGTGAAGCAGGCAATTCTTCATTTCCATCAGTCTCAGAAGGATGATCAGGTGGAGGTGGTTGTTCTCTACTTTCGCTGTCCTCTGGGTGGAAATTGATGGGGAACTTTGTGACCCTCGGTTTATCAGATAAAATGTTTCTTTGAACCCTATCAATTAAGACCTTCGATGGAGGTTCCTCTCTCAGCTGCTCATCATCGTAATCGTTGTTGACATAGTAGCCCACCCGGATAAACTCTTGACCCAGATAAGAGCATGTTAACAGAAGCACCGTCACACCAATGATATCTTCTTCACGAATTTTTGATGGATCCGGCGGGTCTGCCTGCAAATGTCCAACAGAAGAATAGATCAAAGTTGATTCTATATGCAATTCAAATgcaaaaatctaataaaaaagagGCGGTACAAGGTGCCAGGGAAGATTGCCTGTAAAACAAATCGATAGTTCCCCACATTGACAGGCCCGACAAGTACACTCTCTAATAGTTGGTCATAAGTCTCATCCTCTGCAGACCCCACATAGATGAGTTTCCATTCCAAATCTGTACCAAGACAACAAAACGATATTTGTTACTCTTAGATAAACAGCAAATAAGTCAACAAAGACTAATTAAAGAGCTCACACAATGGAACAAACAAAGATTGAACAAGATTGGGACATGACCTCTTTACCTCTTTTTTTATGCTCAATTGTATTCTCTTTAGATTAAGAAAAGGAAGACAAGACACGTTGAAGTATAACTGTGAGAGAGGTGTTCGAAGTTAAGCCATTCTACAAGGTTTTAGTCCCCCAAGACAACGTTACTTTTCCACAGAAGACCATTGGCAGGAGCAAGGCTTATTTGAGAGCACAATATTGGATCATCTTCTACTCCATTGAAATGTAGCTAGCACAATATTGCAAGCTGTTTTTAGTCTCTATGAGGTAGGTTTGGTGGTGCCTAGATAGGTAGTAGATATGATATCATGCTGGAAGGGGCAGGATGGTAGCAACCACAGAGATCAGTGAAAAGTGATCCCAAATTTCTTGTATGGTGCCTacggagaaaagaaatgaacgaagtcggaaaaaaaaaaaaaaaaaaagacaattgaAGATCtcaaggttttcttttttaatgtgtaGCACCTTTGGATGGAAACCAATCTATGTCTCTCTAGCTCTAACTTCCAGATTTTCCTGCACTTTTCGTTCTCCAACTTGGTGCATCTGATGTATCCCCGTGTACCTCGACTAAGTcgtctaatttttttctttgatcatTAATAAAAGTTACCTTACTTGTGTTACACAAGTCCGGCATTTTACTGAGTAAAAACATGTTACGTTTACACGGTCCCCACGTGCCTcgtcataataataaaaaaacatgtgtAAAACAAATCCTCAACAGGTACCCATTCTTCAAATGCAGAACATCTAGCATAATGATAAGAGGCTCAAAAAGACACCTAGTGGTCTCATAATTTTTAGCATTTGTACACCATCAGTAAACCATGTTCATTGGCCATTGCCTCAAGACACTTCATCGTCTCATACAAAACCATAAGCATTTGGGATTTACTTCTCACTCCAAAATCAAAACAAGATTCCAAACCCTAGCTAAAAATCCAGACCATATCACAAATAGGGGCAAAAACAAAGAGCATCGATACACAATAGCAAATCCCATATCTCAGAAGTTTAATAAGATACAATTATGACATTGCAGACCCTACCCAGCTGTTTGGGTGCGGATAAATCAATGGGAAAGAAATAGAGAACTTACTCaaaaaaaggaatcaaaccCGATAAATTAAAGATTTCATTTTCCACGTCTACGACAGATTAAAGATGCATTCAAGCTTCCTTTATTTTCGCGAAATTTGTAACCAGTCAAGCAGAGAGAGAACCCTAACCGGAATCaaccaaatttaaaaaagaagaaaataatgacacagagagagagagagagagagagagagagagtgtacCGTCTTTGAGAGGGGTCAAGCACTCGTAGGAGATCTCGAACTGAAAGGGGGTCAAGAAGGAGGCAGGATTGTCGAGGACGGTAACGTTGGTGATATTCACAGCACTCATAGTTGTTTAAAATGGGAGGAAAGCGCGGAGCTCTCATGCAGCTGGTCCACGTGCGGCTGTATGGGAACCCTACCTTCCAGAACCTTCATCCGACCTCAGAGTAAAAACCCTAACGAGAaatcaaaaaacacaaaacggGAACCTCAACAACACTACACCACGCCAGCCAACACCTTTACTatctgaaaaattttaaatttaaaatttgttcaCTTTATGGGGTAAAacaattcgaattttaaaaccGAACCAAAGTACCAAAAGGACTTCCCTTTTCTCTTAGCCTTTAAATAAAgcaaaaatttatatgaaatttggGGGATACTCACCGGGATTGTGCGGAGGTTTTACCGGCGACAGCCGGTTGCGAGATTTGGCGGGAGTTTGTATGGAAATTGAGGTTACGAAAACGGTCGGTTCTCTGACAGACAccgcgtgcgtgcgtgcgtggtGGCGGGAAGAAAGATAGAAAGATCAAAGATAGATAGATTAGATAGAATTTAGGGCTGAAACTGAGAGGAGTAAACTCCAGGTCCAGTATCCATGGAGAACAATTTGCACATGACCTGAGGAGGGAtaatcttttctctctctctctctctttttcttttttaaatgatatttgtaacaGTAATTGTGAAAGTAGTtcaatccttttaaaaaaataaataaatacgatatccacataaaaaaaaaatttaataataaatatcatttttttcaaaacgattatataGAAGTTACACACTCTACAATTATATAAAGCATAAACTAGTATTAGTTTCTCTATATGCAactttaaaatcactttttttaaagattgattttgtatattaagaaaaactctcacattaaattatacatctttgaaccaaataataataaaatattattattttttattttgtcttaaaattattatttttatatattttacaattagtacCATGTGCTCAAAAATACCAATTCCATATAGTTAAATATTACcgatttcatatatcaaaatgatcaattttatcaataaatatcaatatgtgctaaaaaacattttgtatcaacttaatacaaatttcttatatcaaaatcatcttaatacaaattccacaaagttgattttaatgggtatgaaagagaaaaaaaagtaaaataatgttgagagtgaatagtatttcttcaaatttaatttgaagaaatactattcatagctatgcaaaattttgaagatgcataatccaatgtaaACTAGTTTAAAgagatattatacaaatatgaatatgaatataaaGATGCATAAGCTATTGCCAATAACTCTTTATTTTATGCCACATGTATGCAATAGATATAAGAATTCAAAGTCATAGTAGGCATGGATAGAGTAATAATTAATAGGAAAAATCTAATAGTAAGCGATTATGCGTACTAATACGCGCACCCTTTCAATataattggtcagaaagtagactttattgaaaacattattaatttgaatttagaatatgaaggcaacaacattaatacgcagattggtacgcaaatttacttgtacataacaaaattcTAACTAATAAGAGTTTAATAGTTGGGTCCAACTTATAGCCCAAAGCCATCATCTCTTTTATTAGTATGAGTTTTGTAGAATAAGCCATCATCTCTTTTATTAGTATGAGTTTTGTTGAATACGATTGTAATTGTTAGTTATAATTGTAATTGTGGCTTTATGTTTATCGTTAGAGTAAGTCGTTTGTGTCCCAAGAGTAGAACATAGAAGTCGTATATGTAGTAGAATGACAGACTTGTAATGGCATCCAGAATCTAAATATcgattattttctattttgctcTCACCCTCTCTTCTATTAGAGCCTAGGTCAACCTTGAATctgatcattttttttacattttctttcatattttctaGTTATCCAAACACTACCCATCATGTGTGTTTCATtttatgtccttttttttttcttttcttgtctaTTTCTCCTCTGTCTTTCCtgcaaaataaaatggaaaagaaaattttcagtCTTATATTAGTGAATAGAGCACATCAAATAAAGtgcttatataatataatttaatttgaaagataaattttaaaatttaaatcttataaatcaaatcttactatttaagttATATGAATAGTGTGCTCTgcaccaatttaaaaatataataaccgaaattaaaagaaaagaaaaaccatctGCCGCCCTCTTAGCTTTCGTTACGCAGAAGTAGGAAcattcaaaatttatatattatttggaAGGCTAAAAATAAGTAGCAAAAGAGATGGCTAGACTCCAATCTTATCTAACGGTGCATACAAAATTTCAGCTGCATCATACCCTGTGCACCATACATTCAACTTCTTTTGTTTTAACTATACATTCAacttcttttgttttaagttttaactatACATTCAACTATTTTGAAATACAAAAGCAGCTTATGTACAGAATGACAAAGACAATGTTCAATCTTCAGCTGCCACATCCATCCTTCGAGTCTGAGACTGAAACATTTCAGCTACATCTGCAGCTGTGCTACATTCTTCTGGATTTCTATCAGAAACGGGGCAGATGAATCTGGGGAATCTGATTGAGATACCTCGAGATGGATGAACTAAACCTATGGCCGCCTTGTGAACTGGTGACAGTGTGAAGTCTGCACCTCTTATTTGCCAAACAAGTTTTGGCAAAAACCACATATCAGGCACCTCAGCTGTTAGATAATACGGGGGCTTTTTGGATAAAATCGTGTCCCCAGAAAAGAAATCTTTCATCTGCATTTCAATGTAGGCATCCCAAGTCAGTGAGTTGTCCCTTCTAAAGAATTATTTTCTCCCGTAACAAACACCAAACTACAAACTGCATAAAATGATATGCTGCTAAATGCAGCTTTGGTTCATTTAAAACTTTCACCATAACTCTACCAACATGCACATAATAACCATGCAAGTAAGCAACAATCATGATTACCTCTCTGTAAAAAGAATCTGCAAACCCAGACATGACACGGCACACGCTTTGGAATTCCTCAGTGTCAGGGTCGTAACATGCCACAAGAAATGGACTGTACCTGCAACGTAAgacaatcaaaataaatatttctttagTAAAGAAACGGATACTTCTCTATCATGAATGAACTATagtttattgttaattattttaaaaatatcaaaaatgcattttattgtcacttttttctttctgcAATGGTTTTTactataaactaaaattttctGGCCTAGAAGATGGAAACTATTTTAAGTTTCGCGTAAATTCCAAATCAAGTGTTATAGCAAATAGCTATCCGCAAGCAGCATGAACCGGGGGGGTCTTACCATCCAGCTTTTCTCCCATTTCCATGCCAAGCACCGATTGGGACTAAATCAAGAGAGTCACATAATCCTTCCACATAGTCACGCTTGACCTTCAAACAAAAGAATGATGTCAATGAGGGGTCAATAACTTTCTTGCTCTACGGTAACTACATGAAGTAAGAAAATAGATCTCATATGCCGATAACCTTTAACCATGTGTCAGTACGCTTTGAGGGAGAATATTCAGCATCAACATCTAATGATTTCACAATGACCCCTTCACATGAGGAGCGGAACGCATCTTCAAGAAAAGAATTTATCTTACTTAATGTGGCTTCATTAGTCATACAAGCATCATTTGCTTCAACCTACAAACGGATAAATCATATAAACCACTAATCATATAGTGGTTATTtaaaaagacaacaaaaaacGAAACAAAAGGTAAAACTCAAGCACTTACTGTCATTTCCTTTGCATATTCAAAATATCCCAACTTCTCATCACAAAACAATTCCTTCAATTCTTTGAGTTTTTGGCACAAAGGGTTAAAGGATTAAATTACAGTGAGTTTCAAGGGAAAAGAAGATTCTTAAATCCAGAAATAAAAGAATACTGCACCATAAGATGTGGAGATGCATACTT harbors:
- the LOC121248801 gene encoding 2-hydroxyacyl-CoA lyase, translating into MAESDLTTTKSLIDGNILAAKSLARFGVDHMFGVVGIPVTPFANRAVTLGIRFIAFHNEQSAGYAASSFGYLTGRPGVLLTVSGPGCVHGLPGLANSMANVWPMIMISGSCDQSDIGRGDFQELDQIEAVKHFSKFSAKAKHISEIPNVVAQVLHHAISGRPGGCYLDLPSDVLHQTISSSEAETLLAAAESSIKREEIPVPPVSDIEKTVSLLRNAKRPLIVFGKGAAFSRAEDELKRLVETTGIPFLPTPMGKGLLPDTHELALTAARSLAIGKCDVALVVGARLNWLLHFGEPPKWSKDVKFVLVDISNEEIELRKPSVGLVGDAKQVLKLINSVIKDDPFCLGRSHPWVQEVAKKVKDNVVRMEAQLGKVVVPFNFYTPLRIIRDAILGVGSPAPILVSEGANTMDLGRAVLIQTEPRTRLDAGTWGTMGVGLGYCIAAAVASPGRLVVAVEGDSGFGFSAIEVETLVRYQLPVVVIVFNNGGVYGGDRRSPEEIDGPYKDDPAPTSLVPGAAYHKVIEAFGGKGYLVATPEELKSALSESFSARKPAVINVTIDPYAGSESGRLQHKN
- the LOC121248802 gene encoding histone chaperone ASF1B; this encodes MSAVNITNVTVLDNPASFLTPFQFEISYECLTPLKDDLEWKLIYVGSAEDETYDQLLESVLVGPVNVGNYRFVLQADPPDPSKIREEDIIGVTVLLLTCSYLGQEFIRVGYYVNNDYDDEQLREEPPSKVLIDRVQRNILSDKPRVTKFPINFHPEDSESREQPPPPDHPSETDGNEELPASPDPHPSDGQGQ